From the genome of Camelus dromedarius isolate mCamDro1 chromosome 19, mCamDro1.pat, whole genome shotgun sequence, one region includes:
- the TRIM40 gene encoding E3 ubiquitin ligase TRIM40 produces the protein MVPLRQDIREEGICPICQECLKEAVSTDCGHLFCRVCLARHLEETSASGVRSCPLCRKPCSEGVLGAGYTCRRHQKKVCWFCEESRHLLCMECRVSPEHKSHCELAIKNAISHYKERLNRRSRKLRKDICELQRLRAQEEKKLQAVQFQVDCGTHRLEAELETQHQTRRQLEALSQQQPDQLEDVPAEMSRIFDISRAIVQLSRLVTDLERMARKLDANLLKDASDLLNRSTPEQLEAVYPNLEKRLDESLVQPSSADLTCSSLGHLISDSPQPPGFHSPNLSSLPLGLPSAPSVLPCPEHDPLSSSPQL, from the exons ATGGTCCCTTTGCGCCAGGACATCCGGGAAGAGGGCATCTGCCCCATCTGCCAAGAGTGCCTGAAGGAGGCGGTGAGCACTGACTGCGGACACCTCTTCTGTCGAGTGTGCCTGGCACGGCACCTGGAGGAGACCTCGGCCTCCGGAGTCCGCAGCTGTCCCCTCTGCCGAAAGCCCTGTTCCGAGGGGGTCCTGGGGGCTGGCTACACCTGCCGCAGACACCAGAAGAAGGTGTGCTGGTTCTGTGAGGAGAGCAGACATCTTCTGTGTATGGAATGCCGGGTGTCCCCTGAACACAAGTCTCACTGTGAACTGGCCATTAAAAATGCCATCAGCCACTACAAG GAACGACTCAATCGCAGGAGCAGGAAGCTCAGAAAGGACATCTGCGAACTCCAGCggctcagggctcaggaggaGAAGAAACTGCAGGCTGTGCAG TTTCAGGTAGACTGTGGGACCCACAGGCTGGAGGCTGAGTTGGAGACCCAGCACCAAACCCGGAGACAGCTGGAGGCCCTCTCTCAGCAGCAGCCAGACCAGTTGGAGGATGTGCCAGCAGAGATGTCCAGAATCTTTGACATCTCCAGGGCAATAGTGCAACTCAGCAGGCTGGTCACTGATCTGGAGAGGATGGCCAGGAAACTGGATGCCAACCTGCTGAAG GACGCCAGTGACTTATTGAACAG GAGCACACCAGAGCAATTAGAGGCTGTTTATCCCAACTTAGAGAAGAGACTTGACGAATCACTTGTTCAGCCATCCTCGGCAGATCTGACCTGTTCATCCCTGGGCCACCTCATCTCAGACTCACCTCAGCCTCCTGGCTTTCATTCTCCCAACCTGTCCAGCCTCCCATTGGGTCTACCTAGTGCGCCTTCAGTCCTGCCCTGTCCTGAGCATGATCCCCTCTCCTCATCCCCACAGTTGTGA